The Apis cerana isolate GH-2021 linkage group LG12, AcerK_1.0, whole genome shotgun sequence genome window below encodes:
- the LOC107995543 gene encoding LMBR1 domain-containing protein 2 homolog, producing MVLGIFLTEIVLAFCLAATLLYKYGNIFRHHIIVTISVLIAWYFSLLIIFILPLDVSSTVFRQCVEQNIHNSTKLMSDGTTAIPFHTCKEPWPNVPEHIFPNLWRIVYWTSQCLTWLILPLMQSYIKAGDFTVQGKLKSALIDNAIYYGSYLFICGVLLIYIALKPGFDLDGQKLKAIASSASNTWGLFLLVLLLGYALVEVPRGLWNASKPGYTLNYSYFKVAKLSLDKCEAEETVDDILESLQAASVSIGPGHPFHCNLETIFQKIPAELKDRMNRRQLPDDTPTDTPSEKALIRLHRQTIKALQTLQRIETQWGILVDKIIDLEDIARNQLNDDRRFKPTFPTHRSFPFCIIYNPIIEWYWKCIIKSYVQKIVAICTGCLSIAVVWSEVTFFNKSPVLSLFAQFLNLAKENYDYFTIEVLSMLIIAYLCYCAYSTVLKIRVLNLYYLAPHHQTNEYSLIFSGMMLCRLTPPMCLNFLGLIHMDSHIIKTHILETHYTQVMGHMDVISIISDGFNVYFPMAILAFCLATYFSLGSRLLSMLGFQQFLDDDEFTTDLVEEGQELIKRERRKRQRAEDLMCRRREFQERFSGAANSSRYRTSRQSTDTVRPLKRDESVESARAGLLHDFDPTEYYIGMASGVDSYGANNSYDRGYQADDFYEEHTDTARAFIANTNCVAPQRGLFDDI from the exons atggtTCTTGGAATATTCTTGACAGAAATTGTGCTAGCATTTTGTCTTGCTGccactttattatataaatatggaaatatttttcgacatCATATTATTGTTACAATCTCTGTACTCATAGCATGGTACTtttcattgttaataatatttatcttacctTTAGATGTTTCATCT acTGTTTTCAGACAATGTGttgaacaaaatattcataatagcaCAAAATTAATGTCTGATGGTACAACAGCAATTCCATTTCATACTTGTAAAGAACCTTGGCCTAATGTACCAGAAcatatatttccaaatttatgGAGAATTGTATATTGGACTTCACAATGTTTAACATGGTTGATATTGCCTCTCATGCAGTCTTACATAAAAGCAGGAGATTTCACTGttcaaggaaaattaaaatctgctTTGATAGATAATGCTATATATTATGGaagttatttgtttatatgtgGTGtccttttaatatatatagcatTAAAGCCTGGTTTTGATCTTGATGg tcaaaaattaaaagctaTAGCATCATCTGCATCAAATACATGgggtttatttttattggtaTTACTTCTTGGATATGCACTTGTGGAAGTTCCTCGTGGATTATGGAATGCTAGCAAACCTGgatatactttaaattataGCTACTTTAAAGTTGCTAAATTAAGTTTGGATAAATGTGAAGCGGAAGAAACAGTAGATGATATACTTGAG tctTTACAAGCAGCATCAGTTTCTATTGGACCAGGACATCCTTTTCATTGTaatttagaaacaatttttcaaaaaattccagCAGAATTAAAAGATAGAATGAATAGAAGACAATTACCAGATGATACACCAACAGATACACCATCAGAAAAAGCTTTAATTCGTCTACATAGACAA acTATAAAAGCATTGCAAACTTTACAACGTATAGAAACTCAATGGGGAATTTtggttgataaaataattgatttagaaGATATAGCAAGAAATCAACTAAATGATGATAGAAGATTTAAACCAACTTTTCCTACACATCGTTCATTtccattttgtattatttataatccaattattg aatggtATTGGAAATGTATCATAAAGAGTTATGTACAAAAAATTGTAGCTATTTGTACTGGATGTCTTTCTATTGCTGTAGTATGGTCAGAAgtaacatttttcaataaatctcCAGTATTATCACTGTTTGCCCAATTTTTGAATCTAGCTAAAGAAAATTACGATTACTTTACGATTgag GTATTATCAATGCTGATAATTGCTTACCTTTGTTACTGTGCTTATTCAACCGTTTTGAAAATTcgtgtattaaatttatattatttggcCCCTCATCATCAAACAAATgaatatagtttaatatttagtGGCATGATGTTGTGTCGTCTTACACCCCCTAtgtgtttgaattttttgggTCTTATACATATGGATtcgcatattattaaaactcaCATTTTGGAAACTCATTACACTCAG gTAATGGGACATATGGatgttatttctattatatctgatggatttaatgtatattttccaATGGCTATTTTAGCATTTTGCTTAGCAACATATTTTAGTCTAGGAAGTAGATTGCTTTCTATGTTAGGTTTCCAACAATTTCTTGATGATGATGAATTTACAACAGATCTTGTTGAAGAAGgtcaagaattaataaaacgag aaagacGCAAACGACAAAGAGCGGAAGATTTAATGTGTAGAAGACGCGAATTTCAAGAACGATTTAGCGGTGCTGCCAATTCATCTCGCTACAGAACCTCAAGACAAAGTACTGATAcag ttcGTCCTTTAAAACGAGATGAATCAGTAGAATCTGCTAGAGCTGGATTATTACATGATTTTGATCCTACGGAATATTATATTGGCATGGCATCTGGAGTTGATAGTTATGGTGCAAATAATAGTTATGATAGAGGTTACCAAGCTGATGATTTTTACGAAGAACATACTGATACAGCAAGAGCATTTATTGCAAATACTAATTGTGTAGCTCCACAGAGAGGATTATTCGATGATATTTAA
- the LOC107995537 gene encoding protein transport protein Sec24C, whose translation MNPQYIQQQSQQQQQSQQQQQQQPSYFPVPPTSSPYGEVNSNIPPNLLKGPPINSQVYTSQKSMQGSPLSNLHQSQTPYYMNNIQTQGNTQFELSANNPHIMPPTTSQNNIINQMSNISLGDQQRPPSVQNFPPPPLTGKSSPTISTPSNVNGFNNALETLSGSGSTGQTDPGGKSGPPISGTNVQEQKTTLKTSTPQLTGLPFSGHSTGTTSGNYYPGQTLPTEQVFNAGMPSNQHQSAQLNVTDTSEQSNFPRPSIGQRSKIALLQGQQNVSSTSSLPGQNFSNPIISGQPNLSGPPLSNQQTHKDMLMQGAHGQNLIGPSLSKQNLSNPLLQTQQNLSGPSLSTPSLPGQHYSSLQGHQKPGHSFPESQNMPISNLSGPPLTNQQNIHPSSMSGQQNVAQSSLMNQQGFRPPMLGPQNLSGSQMPPLPGQTAGQMINSGATLSQSGQRSYTSGPPIQGQHIGNPAGISRSPTSAMPNYQHTGYQGYNNDIYNAQRSSYQGGTPSVTGRYQSGMQPQQTRRLDPEQMPSPIQVIQDDQRARGGVFVTNQKGLVPPLVTTKFVTQDQGNASPRYIRSTMYTVPTTTDIIKQTNVPFGLIISPMARIVEEEYEPPIVDMGEIGPVRCVRCKAYMSPFMQFIDAGRRFQCMFCKATTEVPAEYFQHLDHTGQRMDRYERPELMLGTYEYIATKDYCRNNTFPKPPAIVFVIDVSYNTVKSGLVNLLCMQMKSILRHLPIDAGQSKTNMKVGFITYNNTVHFYNINSCLAQPQMMVVGDVQDVFMPLLDGFLCDVEESESVIDSLMTQIPAMFANTRETETILAPAIQAGLEALKASDCAGKLMVFHSSLPIADAPGKLKNRDDRKILGTEKEKTVLAPQNNIYNNLGQECVGMGCSVDLFVFNNSYVDVATIGQIARLTGGEVYKYTYFQADIDGDRLISDVINNISRPIAFDAIMRVRTSTGVRATDFFGHFFMSNTTDMELASIDCNKAIAIEVKHDDKLTDDEGVYIQAALLYTSCSGIRRLRIINLSLKTSSQMAELYRACDLDAIINYFSKQSVFKLIESTPKTVKDNLIARCANILAAYRKHCASPSNAGQLILPECMKLLPLYINSLLKSDALSGGADMSIDDRSFVMQAVATMPISISVVYIYPRLLPLHDVDLQDTELPQMLRCSIDKFTDDGAYLLENSIHMFLWLGLALSPQWVQAVFGVPSVVQIDTDCTALPVLDTPLNKRISDIINRVRMERHRCMRLTIVRQREKLEIVLRHFLIEDRENDGSPSYVDFLCHMHKEIRTLLSQ comes from the exons ATGAATCCACAATATATACAGCAACAGtcacaacagcaacaacaatcacaacaacaacaacaacaacaacctAGTTATTTTCCTGTTCCACCAACTTCATCTCCTTATGGAGAagtaaattctaatattccaccaaatttattaaaagggcCTCCAATAAATTCTCAAGTATATACTTCTCAAAAATCAATGCAAGGATCTCCCCTTTCTAATTTACATCAGTCTCAAACACCATATTATATGAACAATATACAAACACAAG gaAATACTCAATTTGAATTATCTGCAAATAATCCACATATAATGCCACCTACAACaagtcaaaataatataattaatcaaatgtcAAATATATCTTTGGGGGATCAACAAAGACCACCATCAGTG caaaATTTTCCACCACCACCTCTAACTGGAAAAAGCAGTCCTACAATATCTACACCTTCAAATGTAAATGGCTTTAATAATGCATTAGAAACATTATCAGGAAGtg gttCAACAGGACAAACTGATCCTGGTGGAAAATCTGGACCACCTATTTCTGGGACAAATGTGCAAGAGCAGAAGACAACTTTAAAAACTTCTACACCACAGCTTACTGGTCTTCCATTTTCAGGACATTCTACAGGAACTACTTCTGGCAATTATTATCCTGGACAAACTTTACCAACTGAACAAGTGTTCAATGCAGGAATGCCTTCAAATCAACATCAATCTGCTCAATTGAATGTTACTGACACATCTGAACAATCAAATTTTCCTAGGCCATCAATAGGACAAAGATctaaaattgcattattacAAGGACAACAAAATGTATCTTCTACTTCATCTTTACCtggacaaaatttttctaatccaATAATATCGGGACAACCAAATTTATCAGGGCCTCCATTATCAAATCAACAAACGCATAAAGATATGCTTATGCAAGGAGCACATgggcaaaatttaattggaCCATCACTATCAAAACAGAATTTGTCAAATCCACTATTACAAACTCAACAAAATTTATCTGGACCTTCACTTTCTACACCATCATTACCAGGACAGCATTATTCTTCATTACAAGGACATCAAAAGCCTGGTCATTCTTTTCCAGAATCGCAAAATATGCCTATCTCTAATTTATCTGGTCCTCCATTAACAAATCAACAAAATATACATCCATCCTCAATGTCTGGTCAACAAAATGTTGCTCAATCTTCATTAATGAATCAACAAGGATTTAGACCACCAATGTTAGGACCACAAAATTTATCTGGTTCACAAATGCCTCCATTACCTGGTCAAACAGCAGGACAAATGATAAATTCTGGTGCAACTTTATCACAATCTGGTCAAAGATCATATACATCTGGACCACCAATACAAGGACAACATATAGGAAATCCTGCAGGAATTAGTCGTAGTCCAACTAGTGCAATGCCAAACTATCAACATACAGGATATCAAGgctataataat gatatatataatgctCAAAGAAGTTCATATCAAGGTGGTACACCAAGTGTAACAGGTAGATATCAATCAGGCATGCAACCACAACAAACTAGACGTTTAGATCCTGAACAAATGCCAAGTCCa attcaaGTAATTCAAGATGATCAACGCGCAAGAGGTGGTGTATTTGTAACTAATCAAAAGGGTTTGGTTCCACCATTAGTAACCACCAAATTTGTAACGCAGGATCAAGGAAATGCATCTCCTAGATATATTAGATCTACTATGTATACTGTTCCTACCACGacagatattataaaacaa acGAATGTTCCATTTGGTCTAATAATAAGTCCAATGGCTCGTATAGTAGAAGAAGAATATGAACCACCTATTGTAGATATGGGTGAAATTGGTCCAGTGCGTTGTGTACGATGTAAAGCATACATGAGTCCATTTATGCAATTTATTGATGCAGGCAGAAGATTTCAATGCATGTTTTGTAAAGCAACAACCGAGG TTCCAGcagaatattttcaacatttggATCATACTGGTCAACGTATGGATCGTTATGAAAGACCAGAATTAATGTTAGGaacatatgaatatattgcTACTAAGGATTATTGCAga aataatactTTTCCAAAACCACCAGCTATTGTGTTCGTGATTGATGTATCATATAACACAGTTAAATCTGGTTTAGTTAATTTACTTTGTATGCAAATGAAGTCAATTTTGCGACATTTACCTATTGATGCTGGTCaatcaaaaacaaatatgaaagtaggatttataacatataataatacagtgcacttttacaatattaattcttgTCTCGCTCAACCGCAAATGATGGTTGTGGGAGATGTACAAGATGTTTTTATGCCACTTCTTGATGGATTTTTATGCGATGTTGAAGAAAGTGAATCTGTTATCGACAGTTTAATGACACAAATACCAGCAATGTTTGCAAATACACGTGAAACAGAAACAATCCTTGCACCAGCCATACAGGCTGGATTAGAAGCATTAaag gCTTCAGATTGTGCTGGGAAATTAATGGTTTTCCATTCTTCTTTACCTATTGCTGATGCACCTGGTAAACTAAAAAATCGTGATGATCGGAAAATTCTTGgtacagaaaaagaaaaaaccgtATTAg CTCcacaaaataacatttataacaaTCTAGGTCAGGAATGTGTGGGCATGGGATGTTCCGTAGATTTGtttgttttcaataattcatatGTAGATGTTGCGACAATAGGACAAATAGCTAGGTTGACTGGTGGagaagtttataaatatacttactttcag gCTGATATAGACGGTGATCGTTTAATTTCGgatgttattaataacattagtAGACCAATTGCATTTGATGCCATTATGCGCGTACGTACATCTACTGGTGTTCGGGCAACTGATTTTTTTGGTCACTTCTTTATGTCAAACACTACAGATATGGAATTGGCTAGTATAGATTGTAAtaag gcCATTGCTATCGAAGTAAAGCATGACGATAAATTAACAGATGATGAAGGTGTATATATTCAAGCAGCTTTATTGTACACTTCATGCAGTGGAATTAGAAGATTGCGTATTATTAATCTTAGTTTAAAAACATCATCTCAAATGGCAGAATTATACCGTGCATGTGATTTAGACGCAATCATAAATTACTTCTCGAAACAaa gtgtttttaaattaattgaatcaacTCCAAAAActgtaaaagataatttaattgcaaGATGTGCAAATATATTAGCTGCATATCGAAAGCATTGTGCTTCACCATCTAATGCTGGCCAATTAATATTACCAGAATGTATGAAATTGCTTCCACTTtacattaattcattattaaaaagtgaTGCATTATCTGGAg gtGCTGATATGTCTATTGATGATAGATCTTTTGTTATGCAAGCAGTTGCAACTATGCCAATTTCTATATCAGTTGTGTATATTTATCCGAGATTACTTCCTTTACATGATGTTGATTTACAAGATACAGAATTGCCACAAATGTTACGTTGTTCTATTGATAAATTCACTGATGATGGCGCGTACTTACttg aaaatagtaTCCATATGTTTTTATGGTTAGGCCTGGCACTTTCTCCACAATGGGTACAAGCAGTATTTGGTGTTCCATCAGTAGTTCAAATTGATACAGACTGTACTGCACTGCCAGTATTAGATACTCCACtaaataaacgaatttctGATATCATTAATCGCGTACGTATGGAAAGGCATCGTTGTATGAGg TTAACTATAGTAAGACAAcgtgaaaaattagaaattgtatTACGTCATTTCTTGATTGAAGATAGAGAAAACGATGGAAGTCCAAGTTATGTTGATTTCCTTTGCCATATGCACAAAGAAATAAGAACACTCCTTAGCCAATAA
- the LOC133667104 gene encoding uncharacterized protein LOC133667104: MKLFHPSNIYEESWLLLSLIKLLGLYPIKFSKTSCTNYIYIFILIVSYASLRLYLQFYYMVDIMQKLFLINNTFILRKFRFVLNLFLFSLIIISSMRQSLKIKRAFEYINSIDKNLKFLNIEIDHTLCMKNDIVRIISVIFIVITCNLLDYYGLLDNNANFLYVLMWIFDRIPDFVNVIIICSFSIFMNKIKIRFIQINTMLNIITKGKTFISISKTSNINNTSRYNLLKYIQFELCRTISLLNESYNFRFNVLSIIYIAYICLDMCIIYIHINDRLYTVDVILSFVWSIINLIKVIYLIYSYHNLTLKYSYAESNKDIP, encoded by the exons atgaaattatttcatcctTCCAATATTTACGAAGAATCTTGGTTATTACTgagtttaataaaacttttag gTTTATAtcctataaaattttccaaaacttCATGtacaaattacatttatatattcatattaatagtATCCTATGCGAGTCTTCgtctttatttacaattttattatatggttgatataatgcaaaaactttttcttataaataatacgtttatacttagaaaatttcgatttgtcctaaacttatttttattttctttgataataatttcaagtatGCGTcagagtttaaaaataaaaagagcattcgaatatataaatagcattgataaaaacttaaaattcttaaatatagaGATTGATCATACATTatgtatgaaaaatgatattgttagaattattagtgtgatatttatagtaataacATGTAATTTACTGGATTATTATGGATTATTAGACaacaatgcaaattttttatatgtcttAATGTGGATATTTGATCGAATACCCGATTttgttaatgttattataatatgtagtttttccatttttatgaataaaatcaaaattagatttatacaGATAAATACAAtgctaaatattattacaaaaggaAAAACTTTCATTTCCATCTCCAAGacatctaatataaataata ctTCTAGAtacaacttattaaaatatatacaattcgaATTATGCAGAACGATATCACTTTTAAATGAATCATATAACTTtagatttaatgttttatcaataatatatattgcatatatttgtttagatatgtgtattatatatatacatattaatgatCGACTTTATACGGTTGATGTAATACTTAGTTTTGTATGGagtatcattaatttaattaaggttatttacttaatatattcatatcacAATTTAACTCTAaag TATAGTTATGCAGAATCAAATAAGGATATTCCTTGA